Proteins from a single region of Streptomyces glaucescens:
- a CDS encoding type II toxin-antitoxin system VapB family antitoxin: protein MAKVNVSLDAELVVETMVLAGVGSPQDAVELVLRDYIERGHRTEARLVTRDEALREVDVKPREEG, encoded by the coding sequence ATGGCCAAGGTCAATGTCTCGCTCGACGCCGAACTCGTCGTGGAAACCATGGTGCTCGCCGGTGTCGGCAGCCCCCAGGACGCCGTCGAGCTGGTCCTGCGCGACTACATCGAGCGCGGGCACCGCACCGAGGCGAGGCTCGTCACCCGTGACGAGGCGCTGCGCGAGGTCGACGTCAAACCCCGCGAGGAGGGCTGA